The Patescibacteria group bacterium genomic sequence GTTTAAAGAGCACGATTAGGGGGGTGATTAATATGCCAAGAGGTGATGGAACTGGCCCTTTAGGCCAAGGCCCAGGAATGGGAAGAGGCATGGGTAGAGGCAGCGGAAATCGTCAGGGTGCAGGCTCGGGAGGAAATTGTATTTGTCCTGCCTGTGGCGCAAAGATTTCCCATCAGGCAGGCACGCCTTGCTCCTCGACGAATTGCCCTAAGTGTGGAGCGAGGATGGTAAGAGAATAAGAATTAAATCATGGATAAAGAAGTTCTTGAGAATCATAAAACATATCTTGAAAGAAAGAAGCTTCACCAAGGTTTCGGCTACGATGTAGACAAGGAAAGGGATTTTATCTTAGAGCAGGCAAAACCTTTCTTGGGTAAAATCCTTGAAGCCGGAACGGGAAAAGGGCATTTTGCGCTCGCTTTGGCTAAGGACGGGTATTCGTTTGTTACCTTTGATATATCAGAGGAGGAACAGCGTTTCGCAAAACTAAATATTGCGTATTTTGGTTTTGAGAAATTGGTTGATTTCAGGATCGAAAATGGTGAACGTACAAGTTTCGCTGACGGTAGTTTTGACGTAATATTTTCTGTAAACGTCCTGCACCATCTGCGCAATGCCTATCAAGTAATAGACGAAATCATCCGGATACTTTCCCCCAAAGGCAAGGTCGTATTAGCCGATTTTACGGAAGAAGGTTTCAAGGTTGTGGATAAAATCCACGGCCTTGAAGGTAATACGCATGAGGTTGGGCAGGTAAGTTTGCCGGACGCGGAATCGTATTTGATAAAAAAAGGTTTTTCAGTCAAGAAGACAAAGAGCGTTTATCAGTGTGTTCTTGTTGCCGAGAGAGGCAGTGTTTAGGGCATGATTATTTCAATTGCAAGCGGAAAAGGCGGAACAGGCAAGACTACAGTTGCGGTCAATCTTGCCCTGTCCTTAGAAAATGTCCAGTTCCTCGACTGCGACGTTGAGGAGCCCAACGCACATATATTTCTGAAGCCCCAAATAAAGGCAAAGAAGCCGGCCTGTATTCCCGTGCCTGAGGTTGATGAAGAAAAATGCACTTATTGTGGTAAATGCCGGGAGGTTTGCGCGTATCACGCCATCGCGGTATTACCGGGGAGCGGCGGGAAAAAGGGCAGCGTTTTAATATTTCCACATCTATGCCATGGCTGCGGCGCTTGTAGCGCTCTTTGCCCCGAGAAGGCAATAAAAGAAGTAAATAGAGAAATTGGCGTAATTGAAATCGGAGAGGCCCAGGGCATCCAGTTTATTCACGGCAAACTTAACATTGGCGAAGCAATGTCCCCGCCTCTTATCCGCCAGGTTAAAGAGCATATCAATCCTACAAAAACTGTGATTATTGACGCCCCTCCGGGCACGTCTTGCCCTGTGGTCGCTTCAGTTAAGGGCAGTGATTTTTGCATATTAGTTACCGAGCCCACGCCTTTTGGTTTAAATGACCTGATTCTGGCGGTAGAAGTGTTAAGAAAATTGAATATTCCCTTTGGAGTAGTGATAAACCGCTCTGATCTTGGAGATGATAAGGTGGAATTATATTGCAGTAAGAACAAAATCCCCGTATTAATGCGAATACCTTTTGATAGAGAAATTGCGGTTTTGTATTCAAAGGGTATTTCGTTAGTTTCAGGAAAGAAAGAATATACGAAAAATTTCCGGAATATGTTTAATTTGGTAAGTAAAATTTGAATTTATGAGAAAAATAATCGAATTGGTTAAAAGTGAAATTACTGAAGTTGTTGGATGTACAGAACCGGCAGCGATCGCTTTTGCTTTTTCCTCCATCTCGCATTTTTATGGCAAAGAAATAAAGCCAAACAAGATAAAAGCAAAATTGTATTTAAGCAAAAAAGTTTATAGGAATGCAGAATCGGCTGGAATACCAGGCATATGTGAACGGGGCATTTATCCGGCTTCGGCGCTTGGTATTGTCAGCAAAAGTATTTCCCTGAATGTCTTTTCAGGGATTACAAAAGAGCAGTTATTAAAATCAAAATTACTTTTAAGAAAAAGAAGTTGGTTAAAAATTATTGTACTAAATAGAAAGGGTATATATATCCGGGCGGAGTTAAAAACTCCCGATGGTTTATATAAAAGTGTCATACGCGATAGACATGATAACCTGGAAAAAGTGCTTCTGGAGGGGAAAGCACTCTACCGTAAAAAGCCGCAGATAGTTCATAGAATAAAAAATGTAAAAGAAATCTACGATATCGTAAATAAAAGAAGTAAAGAGCTTGAAAGAATTGCCAAAGAATTTATGTTGGGAAACGGAATGGCGCTTGGAAATATAAAGCAGTGTAATATTGCGGACATTGTGTATGAACTTGTCAAAAAGAGAATGAGCGGTGAACATATAAAGATATTGACCATAGTCGGCTCAGGAAACCATGGTATATTTTTATCCCTGCCTTTTTATCAACTCTACAAAAAACAAAGGGATAAAATTTTACCCGGGCTTCTGTTTTCCATCTTGACCGTCATATACCTGACCCAGAAGAAGGAGAGATTATCAGATTATTGCGGCCTGGCCAGTAAGGCCTCTCCCGCCCTGGTGGCCGGTCTGTCATACTTAAAAGGCGCGCGCTTAAATGAAATCGGCTACTATATGGAATTGGCCGAAGAGACAACCTCCGGGCTTTTATGCGAGGGCGCAAAGGAATCCTGCGCAAATAAATCATATTTATGCCTAAGAAATGCGCACAAAATCATAGATGAAAACAGAAAACTTCCATAAAAATTGTTTTGCGTGCGGGATTAAATCTAAATATGGACTTAGATTAAGATTCACCCTGCTTGATAACGAAATTATTACAGGCAAAGCAAAGCTGACAAAACATTTTCAGGGTTATGATGGCATACTGCAAGGTGGAATTATCAGCGCTATTCTGGATTCCTGCATGATACACCTTTTTAAAATGAAATATAACCTTGAATTGAAAACAGCAAAATTGAAAATATGTTTCAGGAGACCGATTCTAATTAATAAAGATATATTAGTGAAAGGAAGCGACATTAAAATGAGAGAAGGGCACTTTTATAAAGCTAACGCAAAAATATTAATAGATGAATTAGTTTATGCAGAAGCAGAAGGATATTTTAGAAAATGAATGTGTATTTATGGAATTGGCAGAAAAGGAGTGAAAGATGGTAAAAAAGGTCGATGTTCTTGTAATCGGAGCTGGCCCCGCTGGCGTGGCGTGTGCCATGACCGCCAGAAAATACTATCCCAATAAAAGTATTACTGTAATGAAAGATATCGCCGACGGAGTTATTCCTTGCGGCATCCCATATATGTTTGCCAGTTTAAACAGCCCCGATGAGAATAAATTAGGGATGGCGTCTTTGGAAAAGAATAATATTGAGGTTGTGGTTGATGCCGCACTAAGCGTAAACCGTAAGGATAAGATAGTAGAAACAGCCAGTAAAACCAAGTATTTTTATGAAAAATTAGTTTTAGCGATCGGCTCAACCCCCCTAATTTTACCTATAAAAGGGGTGGATAAGCAAGGGGTATATCCGATAAATAAAGAAATGGGGTATTTAAAGGATGTTATAAATCAAATTAAACGTTGTAAAAATGTTTTGGTCATCGGAGGTGGTTTTATCGGTGTTGAGTTTGCCGATGAGCTTTCTAAATTAAAAGGAATAAAGGTTACTTTAGTAGAGATGCTGCCGCATTTATTGGCAAATTCGTTTGATCCTGAATTTTCACAGATGGCCGAAGCACGTTTAAAGGAAAAAGGGGTTAATGTCTTAACTAATACCCTGGTAGAAGAAATAACCGGTCAAGGTAAGGTTGAAAGAGTGCGGTTTAACGGCGGTAAAGAAATTCCAGTAGAAGGGGTTATCCTCGGCGTAGGTTCAAAGCCGAATGTAAAACTGGCTGTAGATGCGGGATTAGAGCTTGGGTCTTGTACGGGTATTTTAACCGATGAATATATGCGCGCATCAAACGATCCGGATATTTTCGCGATCGGAGATTGTTCCTGTAAAAGAGACTTTTATACCCGCAAGGCAATTCCTGTAATGTTAGCCTCTACCGCGACTGCTGAAGCAAGAATAGCGGGCGCCAATCTTTATCAGATTAAGGTAATCCGCGAGAATAAAGGGACTATCGCGATATATTCAACGTACATTGACGGATTGGTTCTGGGGTCGGCCGGGCTTACTGAAAAAACTGCCCGGGATGAAGGATTTGAAATTGTTGTTGGCAGTATAGACGGAGTTGATAAGCATCCTGCAACTTTACCGGGGGCTTGCAAGGGAAAGATAAAATTAATCTTTTCCAAGCAGTCGGGTATTATTTTGGGAGGCCAGGTAAGCTGCGGGATGTCTTGCGCGCAGATGATCAATGTTATAGGTATCGCTATCCAGAAACGCATGTCTTGCACTGAATTAGAAACTTTGCAAATAGCGACTCATCCTTATTTAACCAGCGCGCCTACTATGTATCCTATTATTTTGGCCGCTCAGGATGTATACGGAAAGATATAACGAGGATAAGATCATATGAGGCAAATAGTTGTTATCAGCGGTAAGGGTGGCACAGGCAAGACCGTAATTACTGGCGCGTTTGCCGCTTTAGCAAAGAATAAAGTTATGGCAGACTGCGACGTTGACGCCGCCGATTTGCATTTATTACTGCAACCGGCCATAAAAGAGCGCCATGAATTTAGAAGCGGTAAAACCGCCGTAATAAACAAGGAATTATGCCAGAAATGCGGTCGGTGCATCGATGTTTGCCGATTTAAGGCGATAACCGATGATTTCACAGTTGATTCCATGTCCTGCGAAGGATGCGCTTTTTGCAGTCATATCTGCCCGGCACAAGCCATAATAATGAAAGAAAGTATATCAGGAGAATGGTTTATCTCCGATACCCGGTTCGGTCCTATGGTGCATGCCAAACTTGGGATTGCCGAGGAAAATTCCGGGAAATTGGTTTCGTTGGTAAGAAAGCAGTCAAAAGAACTGGCAGAGAAGAATAATTGCGATTGGGTAATTATTGACGGCGCTCCGGGTATAGGTTGCCCTGTTATTGCCTCGCTTTCCGGTATTGATTGCGCTGTAGTAGTAACGGAGCCTACGTTATCCGGCCTGCATGATGCGTTAAGGGTTATAGAGGTGACAAAGTATTTTAAGGTTCCCTCGCGGTTAGTAATTAACAAATACGATTTAAATCCGGATATGTCTGGAAAGATAGAAGAGCATTGCGCAAAAAACGGGATTTCATTAATCGGCAAAGTCAGGTTTGATAAAACGGTGGTAGAAGCCATGGTAGAGGGTAAGACTATCATGGAATATAAGGATACGCCGGTTAAGGATGAAATTAAGGAAGTTTGGGAAAAACTTCAAAATTAAAATATGAATATTTCAAATAAACGGGATATTCATGTTTTAAGATATTTTTCTTCGTTCGTGAGCATTTCGAATGGGAAAGTCATCAATATTACTGAGCCAACGCTTACGTTTTGTCCTTTGGCAAGATATTTGTATAAAGATTTTAGAAGTATAAATGGGCAGGATAAAGTAGCCGTTAAGCAGGCGATAAAAAGCGCGATTGAGACAAAAATAAAGACTTACGGTTTTTTCACCGATGATAGAAAACTATCATACGGCGGTCTTTCAATACCATACGGCGCGTCCGAGATGCTCATGTTCGCGTTAAAAAGGGGAGAGATAGACGTGGCGGTTGTTGTTTGCGAAGGAGCGGGGACCGTCATTACAGACACGCCGGAAGTTGTTCAGGGCATAGGCGGCCGCATGAACAACTTATTACTTACTTCCCCTATTGAAGGAATAGTTGAAAAGCTTAAGGAATTTGATTGCCGCGTGATCTTTAATAACGCCTTGATCGATCAAGCCCGCGGCGTTCAGGAGGCGATAAAAGCAGGATACAAAACCATCGCCGTGACCGTAAGCGGCTATTCAGCCGGGGATTTAAAGGGACTGCGTTTATTAGAAAAAGAAAAGGGTGTAAGGATCATTTCATTGGTAGTGTGTACTACGGGGATCACTGAAGATAAAATAGCCATTATGCGCGATTATGCTGATCTTGTGTGGGGTTGCGCCTCCCTTGATATCCGCCGGACGATCGGGCCTTCGGCGATAATGCAGCTTTCCAAACAGATCCCGGTATTTGTTTTGACGCGCAAGGGCATTGATTTTGTTTCAGCCTATGCGCAGGATCCGGGCCGTATCAAGGATTTAGATTTGGGAAAACAATATCTTATATCGAATGAGAAGAGCGAAAAGCGGGTGAAGATGGGTAATTTTACTGCGTTTATCGGCGAGACGCGATTACCGGTTTCCGCACGGAGTGTTCCGAGGTCCGATTATAGCGCGGAGCGCGCCTATGTATAAACATATCAGCGCCTATAAATTCTTCGGCAGAATGAATGATCCGACTAGCTCCGCATACCTTAAAGGCCCCTGCGGAGACGAGATGGAATTCTACCTGGTTATCGAAGATAGCGTAATTACCGAGATAAAATATTTTACTCAAGGCTGCGATGCGACAAAAGACTGCGCGGAAACGGCCGCACATTTGGCTTATGGTAGGACTATTGATGAAGCGTTGTCGATTTCGGCAGACGAGGTCATAAGGAACCTAAAAGATCTACCGGGAGACCACCTGCATTGCTCTATTTTAGCGGTAAGTACTCTATATAGGGCAATTGCGGATTATTTATTGAGACAATAAAAGGAAAACTTTTATGCACAATGTTGATGAAAAAGAGCTTGGGGAGCAAGAGAAGCGGCTTAAAGAAAAGATGGCAAAAGTTAAACACGCTATTATTGTCATGAGCGGCAAGGGCGGTGTTGGCAAGACATCTGTCGCAGTGAACCTCGCCTACACCTTGTCGTTATCCGGCAAGAACATCGGGATCTTGGATATAGATATCCACGGTCCGAATATCGCCAAGATGCTCGGCATCGAAGATTATTCTTTATGCGGTCACGAATCCGGGATCAATCCGGTAAAGGTATCGGAAAGGCTTAAGGCCGTGAGTATTGCGTTGATCGGACATGATCCAGACCGGCCGATCATCTGGCGGGGACCCATGAAAACGATGGTTATAAGGCAGTTCTTAGCCGACGTGAACTGGGGAGACCTGGACTATTTGATCATAGACTCCCCGCCCGGGACAGGGGATGAACCGCTTAGCGCCTGTCAGCTTATTCCCAATGTTAGCGGAGCGGTTATCGTTACGACTCCTCAGCAAGTGGCTGTGATGGACGCGCGGAAGACCATCAAATTTGCCAAGGAACTAAAAATACCGGTGTTGGGTGTGATCGAGAATATGAGCGGTTTTACCTGTCCGCATTGCAATCATGAGATAGATATATTTAAACGCGGCGGAGGGGAAAAGGCGGCCGCCGAGCTCGGAGTGCCGTTTTTAGGCAGGGTGCCGCTGGATGGGGCATTGGTTGAAATGGCTGATGAGGGAAAACCTTTTGTCTTTTTTGGCCGGAATTCCAAAGCTGCCGGCGCATTCATGAAGATAGTGAAGAGCATAGAGGATTTCCTGAAATGAAGTTGAAAGAAAAAGACAATTTAGATATCCAGCAATGGGTGAAGGACCGAATAAAACAGGAGGAGATCGACCGCTATTTAAAGAAAGGCATTGACTTCATAGATGATGGTGCCATAGATATGAAGCTCAAGGAAAATCGTAATCCCGACAAAAACAGGATAAAAGACATTCTTGCGAAATCCTTGTCAATAAAGACCCTTACGCTTGATGAAACAGCGGCCTTGCTTAATGTCGAAGACCCTCAGCTTATGGGAGCGATGGAGGAAGCGGGAGCGCAGGTTAAAAAGAAAGTGTATGATAACAGGATAGTGACATTTGCGCCGTTCTATACGGGCAGTTTTTGTGTCAATAGCTGCCTTTATTGCGGTTTCCGCAGAGAAAACGGCCTGATTAACCGGAAGCTGCTTTCGCTGGATGAAATTCGCACCGAGACTGAGGTCCTTGCCGGTAAGATCGGGCATAAGCGTATTATCGCGGTTTATGGCGAACATCCGCTATCGGATGCAGATTATATTGTAGATACGCTGCGTACCATTTATTCTGTTAAAGTAAAAACGCATAGAGGTTATGGCCAAATACGGCGGGTGAATGTAAACGCCTCGCCCATGAATATTGAGGACTTGCGTTTATTGCGCGGTGCCGGAATAGGGACATATCAGGTCTTTCAAGAGACGTATAATCATAAAATGTATTCAAAAGTACATCCGCGGGGCACCGTAAAAGCCGATTATCGTTGGAGGCTTTATTGCATGCACCGCGCGTTTGAAGCCGGTATCGATGACGTGGGCATAGGGGCTTTGTTCGGATTATACGATTGGCGGTTTGAAGTAATGGGTTTATTATGCCATGCCAGGGAACTTGAAGGGCGTTTTGGGATAGGCCCGCATACCGTGTCTTTTCCCCGTATCGAACCGGCATCGAATGCCCCTTACGTGCAGGATACTTCATACCGCGTGAACGACATTAATTTCAAAAGGCTAGTTACGGTGATACGGCTTGCTATACCTTACACGGGAATGATCATTACCGCCCGTGAACCCGAAACGATACGCCGTTCTGTAATTCCGCTTGGATGTACGCAGACAGATGCTTCCTCGTGCATAAGCATAGGCGGTTACAGCGAAAACCACGGCGCCCAAGTGGAAAGCAACCAGCAGTTTACGCTTGGGGATACAAGGACATTGGATGAAGTGATAGGCGAGTTTGCGGCTAGGGGACAGATAGTGTCGTTTTGCACCGCGGGATACCGTTGCGGCAGGACGGGCAAGAAGATCATGGATCTTTTGAAAAGCGGGAAAGAAGGCGTATTTTGCAAGTTGAATGCGATCCTTACGTTCCGTGAATGGCTTGACGATTTTGCGAGCGAAAAGACGCGCCAATCAGGGACGAGAGTGATCGATTCCGAGTTAAACGAAGTAAAAACGAAATACCCCCTTATGTATCTGCCGCTTCGCGACTATTATGAACGCATCTCTAAAGGCGAGCGGGATTTGTATTTTTAAAAAAGGCGATTATGTCAAAGCGCGAATTTAACTATATTTATGGTCCGGTTCCTTCATGGCGGCTGGGAAGGTCTTTAGGGATAGACCCGATTTCATATAAAGGCAAAGTTTGTACGTTTGACTGCCTTTACTGCCAGATCGGGAAGACGAGTTTCTTGACCGACAAGAGAAAGACTTTTGTTTCCGCTGAAAAAATAATAAGGGAACTAAAGTCGCTGCCGCCCTTGAAGATAGATTATATAACTTTCTCCGGGGCCGGGGAGCCCACCCTGGCAAAGAACCTGGGACAGATGATAAAGATGGTAAAAAGGATAAGTGGCGAGAAGATAGCGGTCATAACGAATTCATCCCTGATGGGAAGGAAAGATGTGCAAAAAGACCTGTTACTGGCAGACTTCGTTGTTGCCAAGCTCGATGCTTCTTCCCAGAACGGACTTAAAGAGATGAATAGGCCGATAAAGACCGTAGGATTCGGAGATATTATTAAAGGAATAAAAGATTTCAGGAAATATTACAAAGGAAGGCTGGCATTGCAGGCCATGTTTACGGAAAAAAACAAAAAGTATGCCGTTGGGATCGCGCGGATCGCCTCGGAAATCAATCCGGACGAGATCCAGATCAACACTCCCCTGAGGCGGTGCCGAGTAAAACCGTTACCAAAAAAGGATCTAGATGCAATAAGGCGTTTATTTATCCGCGAGTGTGGTAATGACGTGAAGATCATAAGCGTCTACGACAGCAAAAAGAAAAAAGTCAAGCCGATCAGCAATGATGAAACTTTAAAAAGAAGGGGTAAAGTGTAACGGGAGGAAAAATGGTACTCGAGGAAAAGAAGATATCCAGGATAATAATGGATTCATTTTATGAGAAACTCAGGGATAGCCTTTCATGTGAGGTAGCTATCGTAGGAGGAGGCCCCTCAGGATTGATCTGCGGCTATATCCTGGCTAAGCGCGGGATAAAAGTAGCCTTGTTTGAGAGGAAAGGAAGCCTTGGCGGCGGGATGTGGGGTGGAGGCATGATGTTCAACAGTATAGTGGTTGAGGAGGACGCCAGGAGGATGCTTGACGAATTTAGCATAAGATACAAGATAAAAGAAAAGCATTATTTGGTAGCAGACGCGCCGGAGGCCGTTTCCGCCATCGCTGCGGCCGTGTGCAGGGAAGGAGTCAGGGTATTTAATTTTATGAGCGCTGAAGATGTAGTTGTAAGGTCGGGCAGAGTGAGCGGATTGGTTGTAAATTGGACGGCCGTTGAAATAGCCGGTTTTCATGTCGATCCACTGACTGTCGAGGCAAGATACGTCGTCGACGCTACCGGGCATGAACACGCCGTGAGCAGGACATTGATCGAAAAGTTGAAGGGCAAATTGGGCGGTGTGGAAAAATATCCCTTGCGCGAAAGGTCCCTGAACGCTGATCTGGGAGAGAAGGAGGTAGTGCAAAATTCAAAGGAGATCTTTCCCGGGCTCTATGTAGCAGGAATGGCGGTTAATGCCGTGTTTGGCGGGCATCGAATGGGACCTATATTCGGAGGGATGTTTCTTTCAGGAGAAAAGGTTGCCAATTCTATCATCAAGGCTCTCGGAAAGAGGGTATTAATAGAAAGCAAGAAAAATGGAACCCTTAGAAATTAAAAAATATCCGGATGGCATTTTAAGAAAAAAGTGCCTTAACGTAGAAAAGGTCACGGATAGGGAATTAAAGAATTTCGAAGAGATGCTTTTTACAATGCGGCATTTTGCGGGAATCGGTTTAGCCGCGCCGCAATTAGGAATCGCCAGGAATTTGATAGTGGCGGATATCGGAGAAGGTGCGATTCAGTTGGCCAATCCCGTAATTCTAAAAGCAAAAGGATCGGATAAGACGGAAGAGGGCTGTTTAAGCATCCCTGGTATAGCTGTTTACATAGAGAGACCATATAAGATTATTATTAGCGGATTAAATGAAAAAGGCCAAGCCGTGGAGATCAAAGCAGCGGGGCTTTTAGCCAGAGTCTTGCAGCATGAAGTAGACCATTTAAAAGGGAGATTGATCGTAGATTATCTGAATCTGCTGGAGAAGTTTAAACTGAGATTGCATAAGCAGAGGCGGGATATTAAAAATGCAGATAAAAATTCTTTTTGATAAGAACGCCTTAGATAAGGCTCTTTACCCCACCCTTACGGGCAAGAGGAAAGTTTATACCGGTTGGGGTGTTTCTTTTTTAGTGGATGATAGAATTTTGTTCGATACAGGCGAAAAAGGACAATGGCTTCTTGAAAATATGAAGACTTTGGGAGTGAATGTGGCGGGAATCGAGGCAGTGGTGATTTCTCACGACCATTGGGATCATGTCGGAGGATTACGGGCGATATTAAAATGTAACCCCAAAGTTAAGGTCTATGCCTGCCCTAATTTTAGTAAAAGGTTCAAGAATAAAGTTAAATCTTATGAAAGCCGCTTAATCGAAGTTGATAAATTTACCAGGATACAGGACAGTATTTATTCCACCGGAGAGATTCCGGGCAGGTATGCTTTTAGATATATGCCGGAGCAAGGTTTGGTTTTAAGGACACGAAAAGGTTTGACTATACTTACGGGCTGTGCCCATCCGGGTATTATAAAAATGATAGAAAATGTAAAACAAAACAT encodes the following:
- a CDS encoding MBL fold metallo-hydrolase is translated as MQIKILFDKNALDKALYPTLTGKRKVYTGWGVSFLVDDRILFDTGEKGQWLLENMKTLGVNVAGIEAVVISHDHWDHVGGLRAILKCNPKVKVYACPNFSKRFKNKVKSYESRLIEVDKFTRIQDSIYSTGEIPGRYAFRYMPEQGLVLRTRKGLTILTGCAHPGIIKMIENVKQNISGKIYLVMGGFHLMGKHKKTIKPIVKEFKDLGAERIAPTHCTGENAVKLFKEAYQKNFIEIKVGQILEI